The Mesorhizobium sp. B2-8-5 genome segment ATTGTTGACGACTCCCGGACCACAAGGATCAAGCTCAAGAAATCGGTCGAGGCTCTCGGACACGAAGCCGAGGCGGTGGAGGGCGGCCGGGCGGCGCTCGATTTGCTCGCCACCGATAATTTCGACCTCATCCTTCTCGATATCATGATGCCGGTGATGGACGGCTTCGAGGTGCTGAAGAGTCTCAAGGCGTCGTCCAGAACGCGGGATGTGCCGATCATCGTGATTTCCGCGCTCGACGATGAGATGAGCAGCGTCGTCAAGGCGATCGAATTGGGCGCCGAGGATTTCCTGCCCAAGGATTTTGAACTCGCGCTTCTCAAGGCACGGGTTTCCACCTGCATCGAGAAGAAGAGACTGCGCGACATCGAGAAAGAATACTTGCGGCAGGTGGCCAAGCTGACGAAGGCGGCCGCGACCTTGGAAAGCGGGAGGTTCAACCCTTCAAAGCTCGGCATCCGCGATGTGGCAGGCCGCCCGGATGGCCTAGGCAAGCTCGCCACGGTTTTCGCTACGATGGCCCAGAAGGTCTATGAGCGCGAACGCAAGATGCGGCAGAATATCCGCACATTCCGTGGCGCATTGCTGCTGTTGGCCTGCGGAGGACTGTGGGGCCTTGTCGTGCCACTCTCGAAGATGGCTTCACTCGTTGAAGCTCATCCGATAGGGCTGGCGATCCTTATTGACGTCATTGGGGCAGTATTCTGCGTCGGGATAAGCATCAAGCGCGGGACAATGCCGCGCCTGGCTGATCTTACGCGCTCGGATTGGAAGTTCATCCTCATCCTTGCGTTCATCAGCTCGGTGATCAATCAGGTGCTGGTCTATTGGTTGGCAAGCAAGCTTCCCGCCTTCATCGTCTCCATTGTCATCGTCCTGGAGGGATTCGCCGTATTCCTGTTCGCTGCCTTGATGCGGACGGAAGCGCCTAACCTGAAGCGGTTTTTGGGACTTGGATTGGGTCTCGTCGGCATCTTCATCATACTCCTCTATGGAGAGCCGGCGGAAATGGCTACCAGCTGGTTGTGGCTTGCCATTGCACTCGTCATCCCGATCACTTACGCGACCGAGGATATCTACCTCTCGGAGCGCAAGCCTGCTGCTATCGATAACGTCGCTCTGTTCGGCATCACCCTTGTTGCTTCGGTTTTGATGCTGATGCCGCTGGCGGCCTTCTATCGGGACTTTATCCCGTTTGATCTATTGACCGGAAAGCTTGGCGTGATCGTCGTTCTAATGGCGGTTGCCGGCAATCTGGCAATGCTGCTTTTCATCGCGCTGATCTCCAGCACAGGCGCCGTATTCGCAAGCCAGAACGCCTACGCGGTCACCACAGCCGGCATAGGCTGGAGCATGCTGTTGTTGGGTGAAGCCATACCGGCGCTCACCTGGGTCTCCCTGGCGCTGATCGTCGTTGGTCTTCTGATGGTCGAGCCGAAGCAGGAGGCTGAGGAGGAACCGCCATTACTCGACGACGGGTTGGAGGAATTTGTCCTGCGGCCCGACCTGATGCCGTTACCGACGGAATGAACAGACTTGGAATATTCGGGCGCGTCGGATTTGTCCTGCCAACAATGGCCAGATTGCCTCCGTGGCGGAGAGAGCGTCTTTCGATTTAAGACCTATACCGTTGAAAATATTGAGCTTTTTGTTTGCTTTGTTACGTAGTTTGTTGCACGGACGGGGCGATGGTTCTGGGAGGCATCTGCGTAGGGAAGGTCAGCTTTGCGCCTCGTGTCCACCATTCAACGCCCCGCATGCCGGTCCCCACAAGCTGCCGTCGGCCCTCGCACGACTTCCACTGTCGGTTGGGGATCCTCCGGATGCATTATGCTTGTGGAGCGTCCGCCACTTGGACAGATAGAGGACGAAGAAATAGCTCGTGGTAGAGATTCAGGCCGACTTTCCGGACCGACCGACGGGTCAACGGCTCGACCAGCTCATCTCGAAAATCCGGGCGGCATGTTTTTCCAAGGCACGCCTTTGCGGCCCATTTTGTAGCCTTTCTCGAACAG includes the following:
- a CDS encoding response regulator, with the protein product MSSPGRILIVDDSRTTRIKLKKSVEALGHEAEAVEGGRAALDLLATDNFDLILLDIMMPVMDGFEVLKSLKASSRTRDVPIIVISALDDEMSSVVKAIELGAEDFLPKDFELALLKARVSTCIEKKRLRDIEKEYLRQVAKLTKAAATLESGRFNPSKLGIRDVAGRPDGLGKLATVFATMAQKVYERERKMRQNIRTFRGALLLLACGGLWGLVVPLSKMASLVEAHPIGLAILIDVIGAVFCVGISIKRGTMPRLADLTRSDWKFILILAFISSVINQVLVYWLASKLPAFIVSIVIVLEGFAVFLFAALMRTEAPNLKRFLGLGLGLVGIFIILLYGEPAEMATSWLWLAIALVIPITYATEDIYLSERKPAAIDNVALFGITLVASVLMLMPLAAFYRDFIPFDLLTGKLGVIVVLMAVAGNLAMLLFIALISSTGAVFASQNAYAVTTAGIGWSMLLLGEAIPALTWVSLALIVVGLLMVEPKQEAEEEPPLLDDGLEEFVLRPDLMPLPTE